From Zerene cesonia ecotype Mississippi chromosome 16, Zerene_cesonia_1.1, whole genome shotgun sequence, one genomic window encodes:
- the LOC119833086 gene encoding BCL-6 corepressor-like protein 1 gives MAAIHLFMVLLLGSTLSLSKEIEQKKVSELLENGIKDEPSGKPAKRGIYSTGHGYISSGLSHGIGIGGGLGGVRIGSGIGIGSGIAVGSGIGSGIAVGSGIGLGGGIGGGIAVGGPGIAVGGGAIAAGPAIAVAAAPAVAVAPAPAVQTSVSVQPNPVILRQEVPRFITRTITRDVQVPVQVPVQVPVDRPVPVPVRVPVPVPVDRPVPVIHKVPVEVTRQVPVYYERKVPYPVKVPVSVPVPYPVTVEKQVAVDRPVYVDRQVPVPYPVHVDRPVSVPVPVHVDRPVPVPQPVVVDRPVAVPQPIVVDRHIPVATGPAIATGAISTGAISSGAISYGSGISTGIGYGSSYGGLYGHGSYGGSYGSYGISSIGHSIH, from the coding sequence GTACTCCTCTTAGGGAGTACTCTATCATTGAGCAAGGAAATAGAACAGAAAAAAGTATCTGAACTATTAGAAAACGGAATCAAAGATGAACCATCTGGAAAGCCCGCTAAGAGGGGTATCTATTCCACGGGACACGGATACATCTCATCCGGCCTGTCTCACGGAATAGGCATCGGAGGTGGTCTTGGCGGTGTAAGAATTGGCAGTGGAATTGGAATCGGCAGTGGAATCGCTGTAGGTAGCGGTATTGGCAGTGGAATCGCTGTCGGCAGTGGAATCGGTCTCGGAGGCGGTATCGGAGGTGGTATCGCTGTCGGCGGACCTGGAATAGCCGTGGGTGGTGGAGCCATTGCCGCCGGACCAGCTATCGCCGTCGCCGCTGCGCCCGCCGTCGCAGTCGCGCCCGCCCCCGCCGTGCAGACATCAGTCTCAGTTCAACCCAACCCAGTCATTCTACGCCAGGAGGTTCCCCGCTTCATCACAAGAACCATCACCCGTGACGTTCAAGTACCTGTACAAGTGCCCGTACAAGTACCAGTAGACCGTCCCGTCCCCGTTCCAGTCAGAGTGCCCGTGCCGGTCCCAGTCGACAGACCCGTGCCCGTCATCCACAAAGTCCCAGTTGAGGTTACCCGCCAAGTTCCAGTGTACTACGAGAGGAAAGTCCCATACCCAGTCAAAGTACCCGTATCCGTGCCGGTGCCTTACCCGGTCACAGTTGAGAAGCAGGTAGCCGTAGACCGTCCAGTGTACGTCGACCGCCAAGTGCCCGTGCCTTACCCCGTGCACGTTGACCGGCCAGTGAGCGTGCCCGTGCCCGTGCATGTGGACAGGCCCGTGCCAGTTCCACAGCCCGTGGTAGTCGACAGGCCAGTGGCCGTGCCCCAACCCATTGTGGTCGACAGACACATCCCAGTGGCCACCGGCCCCGCTATCGCTACCGGCGCCATTAGCACCGGCGCTATCAGCAGCGGAGCCATCTCTTACGGCTCGGGCATCTCCACCGGGATCGGCTACGGCTCCTCCTACGGCGGCCTCTACGGCCACGGCTCTTACGGGGGTTCGTACGGCTCGTACGGCATCTCCAGCATCGGCCACTCCATCCATTAG
- the LOC119832903 gene encoding endothelin-converting enzyme homolog, which produces MNAWPNEEGDGMGPTVTRTNSAKVQTPTLKNGSDLRETGYLIAVGSRTARFRRKHKNKMLLICLLILLLLLLSLFITMTVLYVKQRRHKTERVCDSKECLRSAANLALSMDLNVNPCSDFYQYVCGNWAEEHPRPDAYRSYDWFREKQTKVYTLVRDFLNKNTSDQPKPVQQAKDVYTACMDTDKLDKRGLKPVLKVLENLGLPSYPTYLNLTDVDYSAFTFDWVEAVINIKTQLGMDVLIGFDIITDPKNSSVYRLIMGTPETTNPFPSMYTERKTHGSKHPHKSHNLFDKLKPEFYNKAENSNNKDIDEDKEAEIYQLFYAHLIKQFALETDEGKRSNLTEVELEQNALLAATEYYSVYYDLSLLESDNTTNIDEDNFLNIPNYKVDYLQKYTDSVVKTNNRTAIPIWRRYLEGVFNISEVRLDFKKDKILISDPDLTYMAAMAAYTAMISPVVIELYIWIKVVEVLALHTTTELSALYERTSIELQTGHVTSSRSLQCANVVNDMLGMAVSYAIADQNFFNVTKPKIETMLHELKNALAHLIGMTKWMDDDTKLATYRKIVEMKTLIGFPDWLLEEGRLDAYYKGLDIDTGKHLENLINIVQVKTKKALNKFRLGNNYTWATVPTEVNAYHTFQENTITVPLVMLQHPFFDLGLDSLNYGSLGAVLGHEITHGFDNFGRQFDKNGNLLPWWSNATVEAYVNKTQCFINQYSSYYIPQIKKHVDGKKTLGENIADNGGVKEAFVALKEHLRRVGPEPKLPGFEHFSSEQLFFMSYGNLWCGVSTPEALKSDLEDEHAPQHLRARGALQNYDQFARAFQCPPGSMMNPSKRCVIF; this is translated from the exons ATGAACGCGTGGCCTAATGAAGAAGGCGATGGAATGGGACCTACTGTTACAC gTACAAATAGTGCAAAGGTCCAAACTCCAACGCTGAAAAATGGTAGTGATTTACGTGAAACTGGGTATTTAATAGCTGTCGGATCTAGAACTGCcag ATTTagaagaaaacataaaaataaaatgttattaatatgtttactCATATTGCTATTACTGTTGTTAAGtctttttataacaatgaCTGTTCTAT ATGTAAAACAAAGGCGTCACAAAACAGAAAGAGTCTGTGATAGCAAGGAATGCTTACGTTCAGCCGCCAATCTAGCTTTGTCAATGGATCTAAATGTGAACCCTTGTAGCGATTTCTATCAG TACGTTTGCGGCAACTGGGCGGAGGAGCATCCACGCCCAGACGCCTATAGATCGTACGATTGGTTCAGGGAGAAGCAAACCAAGGTGTACACGCTTGTACGTGactttcttaataaaaataccagTGACCAACCAAAGCCAGTGCAACAGGCTAAAGATGTTTATACAGCTTGTATGGATACAg ACAAATTAGACAAACGGGGCTTAAAACCAGTTCTCAAAGTATTAGAAAACTTAGGACTACCCTCATATCCAACGTACCTAAATTTAACAGACGTAGATTATTCTGCTTTTACATTTGATTGGGTAGAGGCggttattaacataaaaactcAGCTAGGAATGGATGTGTTAATAGGCTTCGATATAATTACTGATCCAAAGAATTCATCAGTTTATCGACTAATTATGGGCACACCAGAAACTACGAATCCTTTTCCGAG TATGTACACGGAAAGAAAAACCCATGGAAGTAAACATCCCCATAAAAgccataatttatttgataaattaaaaccagagttttataataaagcagaaaattcaaataataaagatatagatGAAGACAAAGAGGCTGAAATATATCAACTGTTTTACGCACATCTCATAAAACAATTTGCTTTAGAGACGGATGAGGGTAAAAGATCGAATTTAACTGAAGTGGAGTTGGAACAAAATGCTCTTCTTGCGGCTACGGAGTATTATTCTGTTTACTATGATTTATCCTTG CTTGAATCAGACAATACTACAAACATAGACGAGGACAATTTTCTAaacataccaaattacaaagTAGACTATCTACAAAAGTACACAGATTCTGTTGTTAAAACTAACAATAGAACGGCCATTCCAATTTGGAGAAGATATCTAGAAggagtatttaatataagtgaAGTGAGATTGGATTTTAAAaaggataaaattttaatatctgatCCAGATCTTACATATATGGCGGCTATGGCAGCGTATACTGCTATGATATCTCCTGTGGTCATTGAACTATATATTTGGATTAAG GTAGTGGAAGTTCTAGCACTTCACACGACAACAGAACTGTCCGCTCTATACGAGCGCACGTCTATAGAGCTGCAGACAGGCCACGTGACGTCATCACGGAGCCTCCAATGCGCTAACGTCGTCAATGACATGCTCGGCATGGCGGTGTCATATGCCATCGCTGATCAGAACTTCTTTAATGTTACCAAGCCGAAG ATAGAAACAATGTTACACGAATTAAAGAACGCGTTAGCACATCTAATAGGAATGACTAAATGGATGGATGATGACACTAAATTAGCCACTTATAGAAAAATTGTAgaaatgaaaactttaataGGCTTCCCAGACTGGCTGTTAGAAGAGGGAAGGCTAGACGCGTATTATAAAGGTCTAGATATAGATACTGGGAAACATTtagaaaatcttataaatatagttcaagttaaaactaaaaaagcattaaataaatttcgtttaggaaataattatacttgGGCAACTGTTCCAACTGAAGTGAACGCATATCACACGtttcaagaaaatactataa CTGTGCCTTTAGTTATGTTACAGCATCCTTTCTTCGATTTAGGACTCga TTCGTTAAATTACGGATCCTTAGGAGCTGTACTTGGACACGAAATTACTCATggatttgataattttg GTCGCCAATTCGACAAAAACGGCAACCTTCTACCATGGTGGTCTAACGCCACAGTCGAAGCATACGTTAATAAAACCCAATGCTTTATCAATCAGTACTCATCCTACTATATtccacaaattaaaaaacat GTTGATGGTAAAAAAACACTAGGTGAGAATATAGCAGATAACGGAGGTGTTAAAGAGGCATTTGTAGCTCTGAAGGAACATTTGCGAAGAGTTGGGCCAGAGCCGAAGTTACCCGGCTTTGAGCATTTCTCGTCCGAGCAGTTGTTCTTCATGTCGTATGGTAAT CTATGGTGTGGTGTTTCCACTCCAGAGGCGTTAAAGTCCGACTTAGAGGATGAGCACGCGCCACAGCACCTGCGCGCTCGCGGCGCCTTGCAGAACTACGACCAGTTTGCTAGGGCTTTTCAGTGTCCGCCGGGCTCTATGATGAATCCGAGCAAACGATGTGTTATATtctaa
- the LOC119832810 gene encoding cuticle protein 70, isoforms A and B-like has protein sequence MRAFIFFALLAVAVAKPKPGYLGGLGGYSGYSGYSSYAAAPALSISHQPTYAIAQPAISVAHAPVIQAAPVAVAHAPAATSYSSFQRVIHPASHSVVHAAPIAVAQPVVHAAPIAVAQPVLQAAPAVISHAPLATYAQSYGHGLSSFGHGW, from the exons ATGCGTGCCTTC ATCTTCTTCGCCCTGCTCGCCGTGGCTGTAGCCAAGCCCAAACCTGGCTACCTTGGAGGCCTTGGAGGATACTCCGGATACTCCGGATACTCGAGCTACGCTGCAGCCCCAGCT CTAAGCATCTCTCACCAGCCAACCTACGCGATCGCTCAACCAGCCATCTCAGTGGCGCACGCGCCGGTCATCCAAGCCGCGCCAGTGGCTGTAGCCCACGCCCCCGCTGCTACTAGTTACTCTTCCTTCCAACGG GTGATCCACCCAGCATCACACTCCGTGGTCCACGCTGCACCAATCGCAGTTGCCCAACCAGTGGTCCATGCTGCGCCAATCGCTGTGGCCCAGCCCGTGCTCCAAGCCGCCCCAGCTGTCATCTCGCATGCCCCACTCGCCACCTATGCCCAATCATACGGCCATGGTTTGTCATCATTCGGCCATGGCTGGTAA